The genomic stretch ATCAAAATTACCCCTAAGCGGTTTTGGCCGCTTCCGTCTTTTCCGCATCCCCAATAGTAGTCAATGGGGGAATTTTCAACAATTTCCTCTTCTCCCGTTTGTAATAAAATCTGCTGTAGCTCCTCATGAGTTGTAAATTTTTGCAACACTCCTCGCAGCATAATCTCCTCTTTCACCTGTTCCCAATCTTTCCGCAGGGGATGGGTGCGATCGCGTCCCATTTTTGCTGCGTCTTTAGGCGTTTTCGCCGTTTGGATCTTCTCAAACCATGCTGCATCAGTGGTTACAAACTTCTGTGCTTGGAAATAATGCTCGCTCGTCGGCCACCATAACTCATCTAAAGTGAACCCATGGGCCGAAAAATTGGAGAAACAACCATAAGGTTTTTCACGAGTGGAATAGAAATAAATCGTCATAATCGTTAGTTTACAAATCATTGAGGATGAGTCTCACTTCCATTTTATACGCTACACTAGATTAGTCAGCACTCAATGTATATACTCATTTGGGGTACTGGGATACGATGAACTGTTAGCAAAATACAGAAACTTGATGCCTAGTGTTTACCTAGAAACTTCAGTGATTAGTTATCTAACCGCTCGCCCTAGTCGTGATATTGTTGTTGCTGGACATCAACAAACGACTCATGATTGGTGGGATGCTTGTGGGAGTCTTTTTGACTTGTACATTTCAGAGATTGTTATCAAAGAAGCTAGGGGTGGCAATCCTGAAGCAGCAAAAGAACGATTAGCTATTCTTGATAGCATACAAATTCTGGAACTTAAGGCCAGAAGCATTCAAACTGGCCGAGCAATTAATTGCCCAGGCAGTTTTACCCACAAAAGCGTCTGCTGATGCCCTACATATTGCTACATCAGTTACCAATGGTATAGATTTTCTTTTAACTTGGAACTGTAAGCACATTGCTAATGCTATTATGCGAGGTAAAATAGAAAAATTATGCCGCGCTTATGGCTACGATCCTTCAATCATTTGTACTCCAGAAGAACTGATAGAATATCAACCATGAAAAACGATCCAATTGTCGAAGAAATCAGAGCTATCCGCGAGGCCTATGCTGCCCAATT from Roseofilum capinflatum BLCC-M114 encodes the following:
- a CDS encoding NADAR family protein; protein product: MTIYFYSTREKPYGCFSNFSAHGFTLDELWWPTSEHYFQAQKFVTTDAAWFEKIQTAKTPKDAAKMGRDRTHPLRKDWEQVKEEIMLRGVLQKFTTHEELQQILLQTGEEEIVENSPIDYYWGCGKDGSGQNRLGVILMQVREQLHKNHSILPRH